The nucleotide window GAGATACCTCTTGGATAAGTTCGGCGGCTTGCCGAATTTGCGGTACAATTTTACCAATAGAGTCGCCTGCCCTATTGGTAATTTCGAGGCTGGTTTGCGATAGTGCGGTAATTTCGGTGGCGCTTATAGCACTGCGTTCGGCTAGTTTACGTACCTCACCGGCCACAACGGCAAAACCGCGTCCGGCTTCGCCGGCACGGGCTGCCTCAATGGCGGCGTTAAGAGCGAGTAAGTTAGTTTGTTTGGCTATTTCTTCTATAATACTAATCTTTTCGGCAATGGTTTGCATAGCTTCTACAGTTTTATCTACCTCTGCACCACCGGTTTGGGCATTTTGTACTATTTTATCGGCCAGTTTTTCGGTATTTTTGGTATTTTCATTGTTGCTGGTAATGGTGCTGCTTAACTCTTCTATGTTGGCGCTAATCTCTTCGGCAGTAGCGGCCTGCGAGCTGCTGCTATCGGCAATATTGTCGCTATCGGTATCTATTTCGGTAATTAAAAGTTTCACTTCGTCGGCTACATCGTGGATAAGCTCTACTTCGTGGTGCAGGCGCTCCATCATTAAATTACTATGTATGGCCAGCTCGCCTATTTCATCACTGCGGCCGCTTAGTTTTTTATCTATATTATGGGTTAGGTCGCCGTTTTCAACGGTTACTATAAAGTTATTAACAGCCTTAATTAACTTAACTAACCAATTAGCTACTAAAAGAGTAGTTAAAATAATTCCTATAAGAGTAATTAAGCCAAAGATTAAAAAGTATTGAATTATATCGGCTGCCGGAATGTTGGTAATAGTCATGGTAATGAGTAAACTTATTATTAAACTGAGAATAGATACGGCTAAAAAGATGAGTAATATTTTGCCGCGTAAGTTAAGTTTAAATTTCATAGTAATCTCCTAATTTAAATTTATAAAAACAGTGGTTAGTAAAGAATTAGTCAATACTATGTAAAGATTTCTTTTCTAAAACTATTATAATAGTTATTGGCAGTATTATAGGTTAATAATTGTGCGTTGTCAATATCTTTTTAAGGTAATTTAAAACAATTAAAGCCTGCTGCAAAGCTGCCTTATAAGCGGCCGGCTACTTGTGTGTTTTGGTACCTATAAATGGATAGTTACCACCCTTGACAACCCATAATTTATGTGCTATATTTATACATAGTTAAAGGTTGTGGCCTTAATATGAACAAAAAAACTAAAAAAATCAAAAACCAACCGTGCCGTTTAAGTTTATACAGCACTTTTTACAAAGATATTCCCTGATATTTATTGCCCTTTATTAAGTTGCCGGCTAGCATTTATAGGATACTTGTGGCCTATAAGTGGGTTTACTTACGGTAAAGGCGCACCCCCGTATTATTTAAATTTATCAACAATCAATTTAAACCTTAAAATCTATGGTTAGTTTTGCTAACCCATAATTATAGCCATATCTTTTATAAAAAGATAGTTTAAGGTAACGCCGCCTAAAGGCTGTAAGCCGCAGGGTGGTACAGTTAGGAGCTGTACTAAAACAAATAAATTTTATGAACACTTTATTTAAAAAATTATTTCCTATCGAAAAGGAGTTCTTCCCCTATCTTTTAAAACTGGCCGCTCCCATTGCGATAGAGATGGTGCTGGTGGTAGTTTTAGGGCTAACCGATATTATTATGATTAGCCGCTTTAGCGCCGAAGTAGGCGTAGCTAGCGTTAGCCTTGCTAACCAGCTCTTTAACAATTTGCTGCTTATCTTTTTTGGTTTGGGCAGCGGTGCGGCGGTGTTTTTTAGCCGCTATTGGGGGCGCGACGATTTTAAAGCTATGCGTACCACCTTTGGTTTAACAACGGCTTTGGTATTAGTGGCGGCCGTGCTGGGTATGGTTGGTTTTTATTTTGGGGCTTATTGGGTGATGAGTATTATGAGCAGCGACCCGGCTGTGGTTTATTATGGCAGCCAATACCTGCGTATTATTACTATATCTTTTCCTTTTGTAGCTGTCTCGCTTACCGTATCTTCGCTGTTTAGGAGTATCGAAAAAAGCCACTACCCTATGTGGATAGCTTTTTTTACCGTCTTTTTTAATATTTTTTTAAATTGGGTTTTTATTTTTGGCAACTTAGGAGCGCCGGCTATGGGCGTGGCTGGGGCAGCTATTGCCGTAGTTGTTTCGTGGGTAGCCGACTCGGCTTTAAACATTATTTTGTTTATGTCGGCTAAAAACCCTATCCGTAAAGGCTTTAAAGATTATTTTCATTTTATTTCGCCCGAAGGGTTTACCTTGCTTAAACAATTTTTTGGTCTTACCTTTTTTGTGGTAGTGGCCGATTTAATGTTTGGTTTAGGCTTTACAGCTTACAGGCGCGCTTTTGCCATAGCCGGCACAGAGGTGGTAGCGGCCTTTGCAGCGGTAGATAGCTTTTTGTACATTTTTTATACGATTGTAGTAGCCATAGCCGGCTCGTGCGGTATTGTTATGGGTATAGCCATTGGTGAAAATAACCTTAAAAGAGCTAAACTTTTAGCCAAAATTTTTATTAGGTTAAATTTTGTCAGCGCTATTCCATTGGCCCTTATTATTTTTGCTATTTTACCTTTTATCGCTAATATTTTTGGTTTTAGCGGGCTTACCGCCAGCTATTTAAGAGCTGCTGTACTTTTAAGCGCCATTTTATTTGGTTTGCGCACTTTAGAGTATTTGCTAAATGTGGGTATTTTACGTACCGGCGGTGATGTACGGTTTTATACCATAACTCAAACCATTACAATGTGGGTAATAGCTGTGCCGCTCATTTTATGGCTGGCATGGCTGGGTGTGCCGCCGCTGCTACTTTATAGTGTAGTTATATTAGAAGAACTAATTAGAAATGCCATTTGTTTTGTGCGTTACAAAAATGGCCTATGGATTAAGCAATTTTAAGGTTATGCGCAGCCTTTTATAATCTTAATAATTTTATTATTAAGTAATTTTATGCTCCATCAATATGGTTAATAAAACGGTAAATATAGCCTACTCATTAAATTATGTTTTTAACTTATTAGTACTAACCATTTTATAGAGCAATTAGAAACCGTTATAATACAATAATGAAAATATTATCAAAAAATATCGTAAAAAGGTATTGTAATTTTTTGGCGAAAGGTATAGACTATAACCGTGACAATCGTGTAATAAACAAAAAAATAAATCTTCGCAGTGGTTACACGATTTGTGGGTAAAATGTAAGTTATCTAAATGCGCTTAATAGGTGTTATCTCTTTGTCAAATAAGGCCTCTGTATCGCGATAATTTAACTTCTGTAAATAACAAAAATGTTATTAAATCAAAAATGAGAGGAGTGTGCCAATATGACTAAATTTACAAAACTATCTTATTTATCAATTATGTTATTAGCTTTTTCTTTGCTGGCCTGTAATAATAGGGGTTCTCAATCTAGCGGCGGGGGAGCAGCCGAGCAAGTTTTAATTGCTTTGCCTACACAGGCCCAAATTGTAGAACGTGCCGATGATGCTCTAGAGGCTACCGGCTTTAGAGTAACGGCCATTGATGTTACTAGGTATACTGTGGCTAATCATGTTGCCGGTAGCGAAGCTCCTGCCGATGCCGCTATTGCTGTAAACGTTAATATTCAATTAATAGAAGGGCCAACCCATAGAGGTGTAGCTATAGATGACGATACTATCGAGCATGCTATTGCTAACTTATTTACCGATAGAGGCTTTAATGCCCATAACTTAACAATAACGGTAAGCGAAGGCGTGTTGTATAGGCTGCCTGCTCTTAGTGTGATTGATGGGGCCGTTAGGTATGCGCTTGGCACAGACAATGTTAGCCACACTTACATTGCTATTAATGTAAATGGCGCTCCGCCGGCCAATGGCAGCGCCCTTGCCGATGCCGAAATTGAAGTAATTATTGATGTAGAGTTATACGATACCGGCGCCCGTAACTTAATTATTTTGCTAAATAATGCTAAGGCAGAGGTATTAAGTTTGTTTAACTCCTTTAGTAATGTAACGGTGGCCGATATTACCTACCACGAATTAGGGGCTATTACACCACCTATCGGAACCATACCACCTACCGGCGTTACGCCGCCAGTTGGTACGGTACCACCGGCCGAAGTTACTCCACCTATCGGGACCGTGCCTCCTACGCCCCCTA belongs to Spirochaetaceae bacterium and includes:
- a CDS encoding methyl-accepting chemotaxis protein codes for the protein MKFKLNLRGKILLIFLAVSILSLIISLLITMTITNIPAADIIQYFLIFGLITLIGIILTTLLVANWLVKLIKAVNNFIVTVENGDLTHNIDKKLSGRSDEIGELAIHSNLMMERLHHEVELIHDVADEVKLLITEIDTDSDNIADSSSSQAATAEEISANIEELSSTITSNNENTKNTEKLADKIVQNAQTGGAEVDKTVEAMQTIAEKISIIEEIAKQTNLLALNAAIEAARAGEAGRGFAVVAGEVRKLAERSAISATEITALSQTSLEITNRAGDSIGKIVPQIRQAAELIQEVSHATSQQKSGINQIEEAVIQLSNSSQHNAATSEHLAGAVNHLRNEMIKLEKEIAFFKTNRGKTKLINSN
- a CDS encoding MATE family efflux transporter; translation: MNTLFKKLFPIEKEFFPYLLKLAAPIAIEMVLVVVLGLTDIIMISRFSAEVGVASVSLANQLFNNLLLIFFGLGSGAAVFFSRYWGRDDFKAMRTTFGLTTALVLVAAVLGMVGFYFGAYWVMSIMSSDPAVVYYGSQYLRIITISFPFVAVSLTVSSLFRSIEKSHYPMWIAFFTVFFNIFLNWVFIFGNLGAPAMGVAGAAIAVVVSWVADSALNIILFMSAKNPIRKGFKDYFHFISPEGFTLLKQFFGLTFFVVVADLMFGLGFTAYRRAFAIAGTEVVAAFAAVDSFLYIFYTIVVAIAGSCGIVMGIAIGENNLKRAKLLAKIFIRLNFVSAIPLALIIFAILPFIANIFGFSGLTASYLRAAVLLSAILFGLRTLEYLLNVGILRTGGDVRFYTITQTITMWVIAVPLILWLAWLGVPPLLLYSVVILEELIRNAICFVRYKNGLWIKQF